From Nicotiana tabacum cultivar K326 chromosome 22, ASM71507v2, whole genome shotgun sequence, one genomic window encodes:
- the LOC107783231 gene encoding uncharacterized protein LOC107783231: MILMEYSKSKKKSQNNQINVQNQKLIMKISSSKNGSGIASHVILLGGVFITAALGFAFLVERKGRKSTQRITKKEKNGNFEDESSKGPHFLLPDSSPCIEQQQPSSNGVEKLSVNDSTSLFSTPCSIQDEKPKLERGDEKRDSQNAIASNHPKEEEEEESPSFERLPIDKEELESLDTKISLLPDPDQEPNEVSKVGIEVIQGNEKTEVADVHQALATIVYNPSQVDNKIEFLIDEKHNDKGEVSELQHTGKIDKDKHKRDLIQEQEKQEIFNPDGSLPESSTSCEQQVLPVQLYNLPLFEHENLTSDFDQEDQVVEAIEFVKTANEDEDKDHRESLYFEEQCTDAEIQIDQFAKKRNLQLQFSDEEECSQEIDQVNSCYEEVILENSPLYLGASEVRNASDQHSAEVIQVIKETNAMDTAASGEHSLEAVHSHIQLVEKQSFEHDCQGNGSEDDIEASETLAMDAVVVEKDLEARSREVKDELEESVFVHEEEEDVDKDDVAEEVEDDISEGAENSSEQSNSKKIWPADSNQELLLKLKEKKVKEEEEGMKTEDEETCCNSKSTWNEFDITSCQQTNDGKDDSVVNVTERYRTKLMNLDDVAAITRGRRVLLGGLLALIWYLCLKAFSLPTLADSKF; this comes from the exons ATGATACTAATGGAGTACTCCAAGTCCAAGAAAAAATCACAGAACAATCAAATCAACGTGCAGAATCAGAAGCTGATAATGAAAATAAGCTCAAGTAAAAACGGCAGTGGTATTGCTAGTCATGTCATTTTGTTAGGTGGAGTTTTTATCACAGCTGCTCTAGGTTTTGCATTCTTGGTTGAAAGAAAGGGAAGGAAATCCACTCAAAGAATTACAAAGAAAGAGAAGAATGGGAATTTTGAAGATGAATCAAGTAAAGGGCCTCACTTTCTTCTACCTGACTCTTCTCCATGCATAGAGCAGCAGCAACCGTCTAG CAATGGGGTAGAGAAGTTGTCTGTCAATGATTCCACCTCCTTGTTCTCCACTCCATGCTCGATCCAG GATGAGAAGCCTAAGCTTGAGAGAGGTGATGAAAAAAGGGACTCCCAAAATGCTATAGCCTCTAATCATccgaaagaagaagaagaagaagagtctcCATCTTTTGAAAGATTGCCCATTGACAAGGAAGAATTGGAGTCATTGGACACAAAGATATCATTGCTCCCTGATCCTGATCAAGAACCGAATGAGGTTTCCAAAGTAGGAATTGAGGTAATCCAAGGAAATGAGAAAACTGAGGTAGCTGATGTGCATCAAGCTCTAGCCACAATAGTCTACAACCCTTCTCAAGTGGATAATAaaattgaattcttgattgacgAGAAACATAATGATAAAGGAGAAGTAAGTGAGCTGCAACATACTGGCAAAATTGACAAAGATAAACATAAAAGGGATCTAATTCAAGAACAAGAGAAACAAGAAATTTTCAACCCTGATGGTTCTTTACCAGAGAGCAGCACTTCCTGTGAGCAACAAGTCTTACCAGTACAGTTATACAATCTGCCCCTTTTCGAGCACGAAAATCTGACCTCTGACTTTGATCAAGAAGATCAAGTCGTTGAAGCTATTGAATTTGTAAAGACAGCTAATGAAGATGAGGATAAAGACCATAGGGAGAGTTTGTATTTTGAAGAACAATGTACTGATGCAGAAATTCAGATTGATCAATTTGCCAAGAAGCGCAATCTACAATTGCAATTTAGTGATGAAGAAGAGTGTTCCCAGGAGATTGATCAAGTGAATTCCTGCTATGAGGAGGTAATATTAGAAAACAGCCCCTTATATTTAGGAGCCTCTGAAGTCAGAAATGCCTCAGACCAGCATTCTGCTGAAGTAATTCAAgtgataaaagaaacaaatgcaATGGATACTGCAGCTAGCGGAGAACATAGCCTAGAAGCAGTGCATTCACACATTCAGTTGGTTGAGAAGCAAAGTTTTGAACACGATTGTCAAGGAAATGGGTCAGAGGACGACATTGAGGCCTCAGAGACGCTAGCTATGGACGCTGTAGTAGTGGAGAAGGACCTGGAAGCGCGAAGCAGAGAAGTGAAGGATGAATTAGAAGAGAGTGTTTTtgttcatgaagaagaagaagatgttgaCAAAGATGATGTTGCAGAGGAAGTTGAAGATGACATCTCGGAAGGAGCAGAAAACTCCTCCGAGCAATCCAACAGTAAAAAAATTTGGCCAGCTGACTCAAACCAGGAACTTTTATTGAAACTTAAAGAGAAGAAGGtgaaagaagaggaagaaggaatGAAAACTGAAGATGAAGAGACATGCTGCAATTCGAAAAGCACTTGGAATGAGTTCGACATAACAAGTTGCCAACAGACTAATGATGGCAAAGATGATTCTGTAGTGAATGTTACTGAGAGGTACCGAACGAAGCTCATGAACCTGGATGATGTAGCTGCAATCACCAGGGGAAGGAGAGTGCTTTTGGGAGGACTACTAGCGCTAATCTGGTACTTGTGCTTAAAAGCATTCTCCCTTCCCACATTAGCGGATTCAAAGTTTTAA